In the Psychromicrobium lacuslunae genome, CTGATTTCGCGCTGCTCACCACCGGGTTCGATGATGCTAAGACCCGTGACTTTGCCCTTTTCGGTGATCAATTCGACCAGTTCGGTATTCTCCCTTAAAACCAGCCTCCGATCCTCGGCTAAGGCGCGCACCGCGATTTTTAGCGCATCAATAATGCCCGCCCCGGTGCTATCTCCGCCGCTGTGCAGAATTCTCGGGTAACTGTGCGCGGCCTCCAGGCCCAGCGCCCAGTGCTCACCACTTTCGTCCTGCACGGTGTCGAACCCGACCCCGTGGTTCACCAGGTCGGCAATCACTCCGGCCGCCGATTCGCAAATCTGCCGCACCGCGGCGAGATCGTTGATCTGGGCACCGGCAATCATGGTGTCCTGAATGTGCGCGGCAATTGAATCGCCCGGGCTGCGTCGGGCCAGGCCGAGCTCCGGTGAGATCTCAGTAGCGCCTTCCGGCAGCACCGCTGAGATACCGCCCTGGGCGTAGCGAGAATTACTTTCGCCTAGCTCGGCCTTAGTGATCAGCTGAATCTCAAGCGGCGCGGCAGCCGCCACCAGGTGCAGTACCGAGGTCAGGCCGGCCAGGCCACTGCCCACCACCACGACCCGCTGCGGGGTTTTCATGGCTTGGCTGCTAGCATTCGCTCGAGCGCCACCCGAGCTGGCACCGCAACATTTTCAGGCACCCGGATCTGATTGACCACGGTTTTCTGCACCAGGGACTCAAGCACCCAGGCGAGATAACCCGGATGAATCCGATACATCGTGGAACACGGGCAAATCACCGGATCGAGGCAGAAGATGGTGTGCTGCGGATATTCTTCGGCCAACCGATTTACCAAATTGATCTCGGTTCCAATGGCAAAAGTAGTGCCCGCCGGTGCAGCCTGGATAGCCTTGACGATGTAATCAGTCGATCCTGACTCGTCGGCGGCGTCGACCACCGGCATCGGGCATTCTGGATGCACGATCACCCGAACTCCCGGGTACTCGGCCCGCGCCTGGTCGATCTGGGCGACGCTGAACCTGCGATGCACCGAGCAGAAGCCGTGCCAGAGAATCACCCGGGCATCTTGCAACGTTTCCAGGCTGGTGCCACCCCAGGGCTTGCGCGGCGACCACATCGGCATCTGTTCTAAGGGCACGCCCATCGCCTTCGCGGTGTTCCGGCCCAAATGCTGATCGGGGAAAAACAGCACCCGTTGGCCGCGCTGGAAAGCCCACTCCAGCACGGTTTTTGCATTGGATGAGGTGCAAACGATGCCACCATGCTCGCCGCAGAATCCCTTGAGCGCCGCCGAGGAATTCATATAGGTCACCGGAATCACCGGCACTTTACCCTCAGCATCGGTGGCGGTCATATCGCCGTAAATTTCTTCCAGCTGAGCCCAACAAGCCTCAACCGATTCGATATCGGCCATATCGGCCATTGAACAGCCCGCCGCCAGATTAGGCAGAATCACCGCTTGTTCGGGGCCGGAGAGCATATCGGCGGTTTCCGCCATAAAGTGCACCCCGCAGAACACGATGGCTTCGGCTTCGGGTTTCGACTTCGCGGCATTGGCCAGCTGGAAGGAATCACCCACGAAGTCAGCGTATTTGATCACTTCATCACGCTGGTAGAAGTGCCCCAGAATCACCACCCGATCGCCGAGAGTGGCTTTGGCCGCCAGGATTCGCTCGTCTAGCTCTTGCTCCGAGGCATCCTTGTATTGTTGCGGAATCTGAATCTGCTGTGGGGTGCTGCTCGGTGCCTGATCGGCCAGTGAGGCACCTGGACCATAGCTCGGCACCCCCTCGAGGGCGGCGCTCAAGTCGAATTCCCACGGCCCTTTAGCCAGATCGGTACCGCAGGTCGACTCCTTGGAGGCACCACGAACTGAGAGCTGGATGGCGGTATTAACTGAACTCACGATATTCCCTCGATATCTTGTGGTGCCGAAGCACGCTGGTTCTGGCTGAAAATCTCGGTATTTCCGGTGTAGCGGTAGAGCCGGGGCGGACGATGTTTGCCACCTTGCAGGTATTCGTCGGTGGCTTCAATATCCACCGTCGCCTTGAGCTGCCTGCGAAAGTTGGCCGGATCGAGCTGCTTGCCCAATACCGCCTCGTAGACCTCGCGGACTTGAGCCAAGGTGAACTTTTCACCTAGGAAGTGATAGGCAATCGAGCCATATTCGATCTTGTTGCGCAACCGCCAGAGCGCATATTCGACAATCTCTTGATGGTCGAAAGCCAGCTCAGGAAGCCGATCGGCACGGATCCAGCTGACATTCTCATCGCATTTGGTGATTTGGGCTTCGGTCGCTTGCACCAAAGCCCAATAAACGATTGAGACAACTCGCTGGGCGGTCACACTCTTCGCTGTCGACCTCTGAAGGCCGCCGAAAGCATAAAGCTGTTCGAGAAACCGTGGCCGCAGACCGGTGGTCTCGAGCAGGTTCCGCCCGGCCGCGTCCACCAGTGATTCGTGGTGGCTGAGCGGTCCGCCGGGAAGCGCCCAAAGCCCCTTGAACGGCTCCCTGATTCGCCTGACCAAGGGCAGCCACAAGGTGGGACGTCCCGAGCTTTCGCTCGGTCTGAGCGCGAAAATAACTGTTGAAATGGCTAGCGACGGCGGAGCAGCGGAGCGCTCGGAAACATTAGCTCCGCTGGCATAATGCACCAACCGGGCTGCTGAACTTTGAGTTTCTGGCGCTGCGCTCACCTCCCCACGATCAACCAATCGATCAATTAGTCAGTTCTAGTCAGTTATAGTCAAAACGACTATAACTGATCTTAGACCTCGATCTCCTCAGCAGCAAATCTGCCTCGACTCAAAAGACTAGCCGCGCCGTCGGATACCCTCGGTTGGCGAGACGCGGCAGCTAACCAGCCGCCAATTCTTGCGCAGCTACGCTCGCGCAGCCGTCTCGAATAAGGGCAGCGCCCGCGCCTCAAAATGAGTATTCAAGGCAAGCACGGTGCTGGAACGCACCACCACCTCGGTGGCGGCAATCGAGTCGAGCACCCGCTGCAAATCAGCGTTAGAACGGGCCGCCACCTTGACCAACATGTCGCTCTCCCCCGAGACGGTATGCACATCCATCACCTCAGGAATTTCGACCAGCGCCTGCACCACAATGTCGTGGCCACGGTTTTGTTCAATGGTGAGAAAGCAGAAAGCCAGCACCGGAAAACCAAAATTAGCTGGCGCCAGACTGGGCGACCATGAACGGATTGCGCCGGAGGCCTGCAGTTTTTCTAGTCTCGAGGTAAGTGTGGCCCGGGCCACGCCCAGTTGACGCGAAGCTTCCAGAGCCGAGGTCCTAGGCTCCTCGGTGTAGAGTCTGACAATTCGAGCATCAAGAGTGTCAATCACTGTGCAAGCCTCCTAGGTTACGACGTTGGCCCCCGACAATATGATAGATCTGAAAACTCTCCCTCGAACAAAAAGGCATTCAATGACGAACGCGTCAGTCGAAGTCACCCCAAAGCTCAGTCGAAGCTTGAAACCACGCCAGCTCATTATGATGGCGCTGGGATCCTCCATTGGCACCGGCCTGTTCATCGGCTCCGGCAAGGCTATCGGCGTGGCTGGCCCGGCTGTGCTGATCTCGTTCTTGGTTGCGGGCGCGATCCTGATCTTCGTGATGCGGATGCTCGGCGAGATGGCTGCGGCCCACCCCAATAGCGGAGCATTTTCCTACTATGCGGAAAAAGCAATGGGACGGGTAGCAGGCGCCACCGTCGGCTGGTTATGGTGGATCCAGATTGTGGTGGTGGTGGCTGCCGAAGCGACCGGCGCAGCAGCCATTCTGAATAGCATCTGGAGCGCACTGCCGCAGTGGTTACTCACCCTGGTTTTTATGGTCGTTTTTACCGTGATCAACCTGCTCGGGGTCGGAAAGTTTGGCCAGCTGGAATTTTGGTTCGCGATTCTCAAAGTCGCGGTGATCGTGATTTTCCTGGTGGTCGGCGCACTGCTGATT is a window encoding:
- a CDS encoding Lrp/AsnC family transcriptional regulator, translating into MIDTLDARIVRLYTEEPRTSALEASRQLGVARATLTSRLEKLQASGAIRSWSPSLAPANFGFPVLAFCFLTIEQNRGHDIVVQALVEIPEVMDVHTVSGESDMLVKVAARSNADLQRVLDSIAATEVVVRSSTVLALNTHFEARALPLFETAARA
- the nadA gene encoding quinolinate synthase NadA; the encoded protein is MSSVNTAIQLSVRGASKESTCGTDLAKGPWEFDLSAALEGVPSYGPGASLADQAPSSTPQQIQIPQQYKDASEQELDERILAAKATLGDRVVILGHFYQRDEVIKYADFVGDSFQLANAAKSKPEAEAIVFCGVHFMAETADMLSGPEQAVILPNLAAGCSMADMADIESVEACWAQLEEIYGDMTATDAEGKVPVIPVTYMNSSAALKGFCGEHGGIVCTSSNAKTVLEWAFQRGQRVLFFPDQHLGRNTAKAMGVPLEQMPMWSPRKPWGGTSLETLQDARVILWHGFCSVHRRFSVAQIDQARAEYPGVRVIVHPECPMPVVDAADESGSTDYIVKAIQAAPAGTTFAIGTEINLVNRLAEEYPQHTIFCLDPVICPCSTMYRIHPGYLAWVLESLVQKTVVNQIRVPENVAVPARVALERMLAAKP
- a CDS encoding NUDIX hydrolase encodes the protein MSAAPETQSSAARLVHYASGANVSERSAAPPSLAISTVIFALRPSESSGRPTLWLPLVRRIREPFKGLWALPGGPLSHHESLVDAAGRNLLETTGLRPRFLEQLYAFGGLQRSTAKSVTAQRVVSIVYWALVQATEAQITKCDENVSWIRADRLPELAFDHQEIVEYALWRLRNKIEYGSIAYHFLGEKFTLAQVREVYEAVLGKQLDPANFRRQLKATVDIEATDEYLQGGKHRPPRLYRYTGNTEIFSQNQRASAPQDIEGIS